The following DNA comes from Methermicoccus shengliensis DSM 18856.
TCCGGGCTGTGGCAACCACCATGTGCTTCAGCTCTCCCGAATAACTGGCTATATTCAGGACGTCAGCGGGTGGAATGCCGCCAAACAGCAGGAGCTCAAGGACAGGAAGCGATATTCTATCCAGTAGCAAAGTTCGATGCATTTAAATAATATTAGGGATGAACTATCAGCTTAATACAGTTTGAGTGCTCGATGTGATAAGGAGATGAGAGCATAAGACTCACAAAAGAGACCCTTAAAGGGGTGCTCTCCATCAGGGAGTATCTGGGGACAAAAAAGGGAAGGAGAAGAAAGATAGCGCTCCTCGTTGATGGCCCCAACATGCTCAGAAAGGAGTTTCAGACAAACCTCAAGGAGATACGGGAAGTGCTCAAGGAGCACGGAGACATAAAGATTCGAAAGGTGTTCCTCAACCAGTATGCCTCGGAAAAGCTCGTGGAGGCAGTGGTAAATCAGGGATTCGACGCAGTGATTTGCCCTGGTGATGTAGACGTGTACCTCGCAGTGGAGGGCATGGAAGTCGTGCACAACCCCCACATCGACACACTCGCCCTCGTCACGAGGGATGCCGACTTCATGCCCCTGCTCGCAAAGGCAAACGAATGGGGGCAGGAGACCATCGTGTTTGGAGCCGAGCCCGGGTTTTCGAGTGCCCTTCGCAACACCGCTGACTACGTGATTGTGCTGCACGATGGGGTCATGAACTGTGAGATGGACACCATCGAAGAGGTGGAGGAGGAGCGACCAGTGAGCAGACCACGGCTCATGGTGGAGAGGATGAGGCTCGATGGGGAGTATTAGCCCTTCACACTCTGCGCAAGCGCCCTTCCAAGCTCTCTCCTCCTCTACCTCTCTCCTCTTCTGCCCTCTTCTGTGGGATGGTATCTGACCTCCAGTCCAACCTCCAGTCCATCGCCAGCGAGTTCTACGCCAATGGCTCGAGCTGCTCGCACTGGTAAGCAGCAGTTCTCAGGGTAATCAGCTCAGGAAAGGCTTAAAGGAGAAAAACACCAAAAATGCCTTCTGAGGCGTTTGCCCATGTCATACACATTCAGACGAGGAAAGATGAAAGTGGAGCTAACCGACGAGGAGCTGCTCGAACTTCAAAAGAAGGCTGCAAGGAACTTCGAACTCGAGGAAGTGTACGCGATCATCACCTTTTCGGCCGGGATGCGCTATCGTGAGGGAGTGGCACTCAACCGCGTGAGATGGGAGCTGCAAAATCTCGAGGGAATTGGTTCAGAGGAGGCAAGAAGAGTACTCGAGGTAATCGATACAGGAACTGGAGACCTCGTGATAGAGTAAACTCAGAACACATCCCTCGGGGCGTGGGAGGTAGCTGACGGTGGATGTAGTGCAAGAGCTCAGGATGGCTGTGCAGGCGATTGCAAGCAGCAAGCTGAGAAGCGGGCTTACCATGCTCGGCATCATGATTGGAATTGCTGCAGTGATTGCCAACGCCTCGATAGGGGCTGGGTTTGCCGCATACTTCAACGAACAGATTGGCCTGATTGGCTCAAACTTCATATTCGTCTCATCGCAGGAGCCCAACCTGTTTGGAGATAGAGAGGTGGATGTGGTAAAGGGAATCCCGGGCGTGGTGGGCGCGACCCCACTCAAGACGAGGGTGGCAAGCGTGACCTATGCCCACCAAACCAAGAGGATAGAGGTGTATGGTGTCAAGGGCGACTATGCACAGGTGGCAAACTTCAAGGTGCTGGAGGGAAACTTTCTCAAGGACACAGACAGCAATGCCGCTTTTCTGGGATATGAAGTGGCAAATGAGGTGTTCTCGAGGAAGCTCTCCACCAGAAACCCCATAGAGATAACCCTAACGAGAAGGGATGGACAAAAGGCTACGCAGCGCTTTGTGGTAAAGGGAATAGCAGACAAGCTGCCAGCAGAGCTTGGAGGAATGAATCCGAATAGGATTGTGTTCATTCCCATCGAGACCATGAACTCCATGCTGAACGAGGATGACTACGACATCATCTTCGCATCTGCAAGCTCGCTTGAAGGACTGGAGGACGTGAGCGACGAGGTGGACAGAAGGGTCGGACGCTCGGTGGGGCTGTCCTCAAGAGAGATAGAGGACGAGGATGTAAAGCCCTACTCCATCTTCACCCAGCTCGACATCCTCGAGATATTCAACCAGATATCCGGAACCATAGGTGGTCTGCTCACGGCCGTGGCCCTGATTTCGCTGCTCGTGGGCTCGATAGGCATAATGAACATCATGCTCGTGTCCGTCACAGAGCGCACGCGAGAGATTGGAGTCATGAAGGCGGTGGGTGCCACGAGGTTCGATGTGGTGGTCACATTTCTCACCGAGTCGGCGATGCTGGCACTGGTCGGTGGTGTGTTCGGTGTGGTGCTGGGGCAGGCGGGCTCCTATTTCGCACAGAGTATTCTTCACATCCCTCACGTGTTCGTGTACGAGTGGTATGCAATCGGTCTGGGCGTGTCGCTGCTCGTGGGGATGATGGCCGGAGTATATCCAGCCATAAAGGCAGCGAGGATGAGCCCCGTGGAGGCACTGCGATATGAGTGAGCGCATTGTATCCACAAGGGCGAGCATAGGGGAGTACAGGTTCAGGTACCTCGTGGTGGGGTGTGTGGCCCTCATGCTCACCTCCTTTGCCCTCGTCATTGGCTATTGGGCAATCTCGCTGGACATCGTGGATGCCCTAAGGAGGACGGTGCTGGGGTTTGGGCTGGGCTCGATGTATGTGGCCATTGTCTGTGGATACCACATCGCGCTCTTTCAGAACAGAAATGTGGTACACACCCACCCCCTCACCCCCTTGGGGGGTGTGCTGACCATGCTGGTGGAACTCCTTTTCTTGGGCCCAAGCGTGCTGCTCGCCCTTGGATTTTTGAGTGGGGGCATTGTGGGATATTTCATGCTCACGGCATGGGAGCGAATGGCAAAAAAGAAGGTGCTCGTCGTGAGTGAGCGGCTGGTGAGGAGCGAGCTCAGGGTGGTCGAT
Coding sequences within:
- a CDS encoding TIGR00288 family NYN domain-containing protein, with the protein product MLSIREYLGTKKGRRRKIALLVDGPNMLRKEFQTNLKEIREVLKEHGDIKIRKVFLNQYASEKLVEAVVNQGFDAVICPGDVDVYLAVEGMEVVHNPHIDTLALVTRDADFMPLLAKANEWGQETIVFGAEPGFSSALRNTADYVIVLHDGVMNCEMDTIEEVEEERPVSRPRLMVERMRLDGEY
- a CDS encoding ABC transporter permease, with product MDVVQELRMAVQAIASSKLRSGLTMLGIMIGIAAVIANASIGAGFAAYFNEQIGLIGSNFIFVSSQEPNLFGDREVDVVKGIPGVVGATPLKTRVASVTYAHQTKRIEVYGVKGDYAQVANFKVLEGNFLKDTDSNAAFLGYEVANEVFSRKLSTRNPIEITLTRRDGQKATQRFVVKGIADKLPAELGGMNPNRIVFIPIETMNSMLNEDDYDIIFASASSLEGLEDVSDEVDRRVGRSVGLSSREIEDEDVKPYSIFTQLDILEIFNQISGTIGGLLTAVALISLLVGSIGIMNIMLVSVTERTREIGVMKAVGATRFDVVVTFLTESAMLALVGGVFGVVLGQAGSYFAQSILHIPHVFVYEWYAIGLGVSLLVGMMAGVYPAIKAARMSPVEALRYE